One window of the Rhipicephalus sanguineus isolate Rsan-2018 chromosome 4, BIME_Rsan_1.4, whole genome shotgun sequence genome contains the following:
- the LOC119389308 gene encoding tRNA wybutosine-synthesizing protein 5 isoform X1 — MPGSSPAGPDMGLAGCATGSRPLQHCRALPAESEREPAVLRGVSVGPCTLLWDKEYLCTRGGKRDVKVHVSPHRHMDFIQKNFFYRTLPFCELVERASNSKNTNFFINEAEFYYLRTLGSDSRREPANIGAQFPELAKDVTLPKWFPDEAFFSSVLRIASPQLSLWTHYDVMDNFLIQVKGKKKAVLFHPNDFEYLYIQDDKSLVLDVECPDLENFPKFQKATRYEAMLASGDILFIPALWFHNMTALDFGIAVNVFWRNLDASLYDKKDPYGNKDLIPACNALTSVDKAMKQLQLLPFDCQQFYALKMISHIKERFGLS, encoded by the exons ATGCCCGGGTCTAGCCCTGCCGGTCCCGACATGGGACTGGCCGGTTGCGCGACGGGTTCCCGTCCTCTTCAACACTGTCGAGCACTTCCCGCCGAATCAGAA AGGGAGCCAGCAGTGTTGAGAGGAGTGTCTGTTGGTCCTTGCACACTGCTGTGGGACAAGGAGTACTTGTGCACGCGAGGGGGCAAGCGTGATGTCAAGGTGCACGTATCACCACACAGGCACATGGACTTCATCCAAAAGAATTTTTTCTacag AACACTGCCATTTTGTGAACTTGTGGAGCGAGCATCCAATTCCAAGAATACCAACTTCTTCATAAATGAG gcaGAGTTCTATTACTTAAGAACACTTGGGAGTGACTCGAGAAGAGAGCCGGCCAACATTGGTGCACAGTTTCCAGAGCTTGCCAAAGACGTCACATTGCCAAAGTGGTTTCCGGACGAAGCCTTTTTCTCCAGTGTTCTTCGAATTGCATCCCCACAGCTCTCCTTGTGGACTCATTATGAC gTGATGGACAATTTCCTCATACAAGTTAAAGGCAAAAAGAAGGCTGTACTGTTCCATCCAAATGACTTTGAGTACCTTTACATACAAG ATGACAAATCTCTTGTTTTGGACGTAGAGTGTCCGGACTTGGAAAATTTTCCCAAGTTTCAAAAAGCTACCCGATACGAAGCTATGCTCGCTTCTGGCGACATATTATTCATCCCAG CATTGTGGTTTCATAACATGACTGCTCTGGATTTTGGAATTGCTGTAAATGTATTCTGGAGGAACCTGGATGCGAGTTTGTATGACAAGAAGGATCCCTATGGGAACAAGGACTTGATTCCTGCTTGCAACGCTCTCACTTCGGTGGATAAAGCAATGAAACAGCTGCAGCTCCTTCCATTTGATTGCCAGCAGTTCTACGCACTGAAAATGATTTCACATATTAAAGAACGCTTTGGTCTATCTTGA
- the LOC119389308 gene encoding tRNA wybutosine-synthesizing protein 5 isoform X2, producing the protein MPAAAKTVSCYDDVDEETFRSEIFPRREPAVLRGVSVGPCTLLWDKEYLCTRGGKRDVKVHVSPHRHMDFIQKNFFYRTLPFCELVERASNSKNTNFFINEAEFYYLRTLGSDSRREPANIGAQFPELAKDVTLPKWFPDEAFFSSVLRIASPQLSLWTHYDVMDNFLIQVKGKKKAVLFHPNDFEYLYIQDDKSLVLDVECPDLENFPKFQKATRYEAMLASGDILFIPALWFHNMTALDFGIAVNVFWRNLDASLYDKKDPYGNKDLIPACNALTSVDKAMKQLQLLPFDCQQFYALKMISHIKERFGLS; encoded by the exons ATGCCTGCTGCTGCAAAAACCGTATCATGCTATGATGACGTTGATGAAGAGACTTTCCGCTCGGAGATATTTCCTAGG AGGGAGCCAGCAGTGTTGAGAGGAGTGTCTGTTGGTCCTTGCACACTGCTGTGGGACAAGGAGTACTTGTGCACGCGAGGGGGCAAGCGTGATGTCAAGGTGCACGTATCACCACACAGGCACATGGACTTCATCCAAAAGAATTTTTTCTacag AACACTGCCATTTTGTGAACTTGTGGAGCGAGCATCCAATTCCAAGAATACCAACTTCTTCATAAATGAG gcaGAGTTCTATTACTTAAGAACACTTGGGAGTGACTCGAGAAGAGAGCCGGCCAACATTGGTGCACAGTTTCCAGAGCTTGCCAAAGACGTCACATTGCCAAAGTGGTTTCCGGACGAAGCCTTTTTCTCCAGTGTTCTTCGAATTGCATCCCCACAGCTCTCCTTGTGGACTCATTATGAC gTGATGGACAATTTCCTCATACAAGTTAAAGGCAAAAAGAAGGCTGTACTGTTCCATCCAAATGACTTTGAGTACCTTTACATACAAG ATGACAAATCTCTTGTTTTGGACGTAGAGTGTCCGGACTTGGAAAATTTTCCCAAGTTTCAAAAAGCTACCCGATACGAAGCTATGCTCGCTTCTGGCGACATATTATTCATCCCAG CATTGTGGTTTCATAACATGACTGCTCTGGATTTTGGAATTGCTGTAAATGTATTCTGGAGGAACCTGGATGCGAGTTTGTATGACAAGAAGGATCCCTATGGGAACAAGGACTTGATTCCTGCTTGCAACGCTCTCACTTCGGTGGATAAAGCAATGAAACAGCTGCAGCTCCTTCCATTTGATTGCCAGCAGTTCTACGCACTGAAAATGATTTCACATATTAAAGAACGCTTTGGTCTATCTTGA